TTGTCGAATCATTATAATTGagctttaatttttttctattggcTCAAGTGCAAGTATAACCACGATAATTGTGTTTCtaatctataatattaattttaaattggaTTAATTGATCTGATCTCTGATTATGTGTATTATAGATTAATTTTAcgttgtatatttatatctttcttgtaGAGAAAATTAAGTGAATAATCAAAAACGTGAAActattagatattttctttgatcaaAGCtagtaaaaaagataataagatCTTTatgtaaacaagaaaaagtgAATTTTACAATtggaaaatgatataaaataatataacgtaataaaacaagagagaaaattttaaagcacactttcagatatttaatatcataaagCTTTAAAATATGTGTGCTCGTCTTTTAGCATGTCCTTTATGTTCTCAACCCAGTTTTTCAACTTTAGATGCTTTACGAGCAGGCCTTGTAAGTGTAGCTACTAGACCACTTATGTGTCCTGTATGTAATGAAGTATTAGTTGGTATAGATAAATTGACTATACATCTATTTGGAcatactataaatataaatgataattcaATACAATTATCAAAacctattaatattaatgtagaTAATAATGAGATCTGTAATCAAAATGTCCAAGTTAAGAATGTCCTTCATGACTGGAATCTATTACATAAGGAGACCGTAGATACAGGTcaaagttataataaaaaagataaaagtaaaaactGTTGTGATATAGATCATACAACACAATCTTCTTATACCATTTCaaatagtataaataaaacattgatGGTGAATTCACAAACTAAAGTACAAAATGAAGGCTCATTTAATGAGAGTTCACAAGTTATACAATTATCTGATCAACTTTGtcaaaatacaaatacaaatgaatgtttgtataataaacaaaataatagatTGTTTTTAGAATCACAACATGATACATCAGAAGTAATAAGTGAGTTATCGAAAACAAGTTGTTTGGAAGATGGCTacaaaaatagtaatatacaAGAGAGAAATTCACAACCAAGAGAGATGAACAAACTAGAAGGTATTTggatagaaaatttatcacAAGTGTGTAATCAACATTccacaacaaaaaaagaattatcattATGCTCTGATGAAACTCAAGAGATTATGTTAAAGCAAACAGAAATCAATAATGATCAatataatctaaaaaataatttgatcatTAGTTTTCCACATGTTATGACAATGTCGGAAAATGCTAATGTTTTATCatcagaaataaataataaacaacatTTAGATGATCATAAAAAAACCTTAACTCATTCAAttgtagaagaaaaattagatcAGAATGTAAAtggtgaaaaaataatatcaaatcttaagattttaaaggaaaagaCTGAAAGATGTAATATATGTGGCTTCCACTTTCCAGATCATAACATACTTATTTTGCataaacaattaattcatATGGTTGatgaacaaaattttaatgttaCATCTGAGAACTTGTTAAAAAGTTATTCTTGTCATTTGTGTTCTAAAGTTTTCAAAATGCGTGGCAGTTTAATGATACATATGAGAGTAGCACATATTGGTCATAATTGGGgtaaacattatttaatattaaatttttcttctatatattaaaaattgcttatcataatattatataggtTTTTTATCAAAAGATGGAGACGCATCAATgggaattaataataatggataTAATTGTCCTACTTGTgggaaaaattttaaaaaagtaagtttaattattaaaaaaaattataaaaaataagatatgaaaatatattcaattttcgtattaataaaataggaACAGCATGTTATACAACATTTGAAAACACATGAAGGCAAACAATGGGAATGTGATGTCTGTAGTAAAATGTTCACAACAaagtattttttgaaaaaacataaaagattACATTCAGGTGAAATGCCATATAAATGTAACATTTGTGATAAAACATTTACTTTTCAACAGTCATATCACAAACATAGATTGTACCATAAAGATGACAAACCACATATGTGTACTACTTGTGGTAGATCATTTAAAGAACTCTCTACATTACACAATCATGAACGAATTCATACAGGAGAAAAACCTTTTGCATGTGAAACTTGtggtaaatatatttgataaatataatagtgtATTGcttgttttaaataatatgtactttttataaaatttataatcgattataaatataatgtgcTTTACTATTTACAGTTTTTACTAACAATCTAATATGGGTCATTTTATTCACATTGTACCTATAACATTACAGTGTGATGCATGAGTTAACAAATCAAGGTAAAGTTTCTGTAAACTTTTGTTTCTGTTACTtcatatgatattttatatagtattatattattgattttcagCTAGACATTAATTTTagattatatctatattttttttataggaaaaTGTTTTCGACAACGCGTGTCTTATCTAGTACATCGTAGAATTCACACAGGTGTTATGCCTTACACATGTACAATGTGTGGAAAAAGTTTTAGATATAAAGTAagtaatgtaaaataaaattaataacatttgattaatatgaataatatttgtgcataattaaaattatttaggTAAGCCAGCGAACGCATAAATGTCCAGTACAACAATCCAGTGCTCAACAGCAATCAAATGAAATAGTTCAAACGTCAGCTGTGATATCAATTGCACAAGAAAATTGCAATGAAGCGAATCATTTGCAAGAAACTAATTCTTCGCAACACATAAAGCAAATACTAAATGGTATTaacaataaagataataaatttgttcttATAATAAATGCTCAAGGTCAAACTGTGTTAACAAGAGAATCAGATcttgaaaacgaagaagaagcaaattttgcaaaaacaaaagagacaaataaaaattcaagcgAAGATGGGTGGAATTCTGATAATTCCAAAAATCTCAACTCAAAAAGTTCTACAAATCAttctgataaattattatcagatAACAGAAACAATGTACAAGATACTACAGATTTTTTCTCATTAGTAATGTCACcattagaaaatgatttatcatCACCTACGTCTGGAATGGAACATTTAAGACTTTCTTCTCCTATATCAAAAAACATTTCACAGCCATTATTTAGTAATTTTAGACATCCTTcggaaaatataaatgaaaatataattcatacaGATGTAGAAGAAACATATACCACTGATGATAACATCAGGTGTTCTTTTGAAACAATAAATGAAGAATCGTTAAAACAATTACTTTAtagtatagataaaaaataagaaggtagagatgttttaaaatatacagTATACTTTTTGATCGTAAAtcgttaataaacaaatatattattagcTTACTTAAAAGTgggatttatttattatatatagaataggttaagtatatgataattattatttaactttaAATCAGAACATTTTtggaagaatatttttaatcttatataaatCGTACTTAAGAACCTGATTcctattttgaaaaataccGCGATGGGTTTAAAATGGAACAATACAATAGAGAATGGTTTGGGTAATTTTTTTAGTAGAActaaacaaagagaaaaaattatgtaatttaatcattgatttttctttatatcgaaGCATcgcttattattaataaaattcaaaatcagaaatcgattaattcatAAGGATTACAGAACATGTAtctattaaaaagtataaattgcAGATCATTTTAAACGTGGGCGTACGCATCAATAAACACTTAACTACACAATCACATTTGATTAAAACATCTTTCGAACATGATTGGACGAAAAGAATTCACCTTATTGTGTATTCGATATATGCTCCATTTTGATTGGTCGAATATTTATACTTCAGCCAATGAGCATATCACTTTATAGAAAATGGCGAAGGAACCTGAAAGGAATAATTTGTTAGGAGTTTCCCATCAACGTATCAATTATTTCTAGTCCTCCTACACTCAGGAGGTGATCTCCTCTCGGTTCGAAtgatttgttcgtttgttccaCGTATAAAATAGTTGGAAATATTTACGCTTTAATCATATATAACtttggaaaatataataattgccGTGGAAGATAAGGAAGTGTAAAACGTTATATTcgataatgtttatatgtattctTGATACGTGACGCTCTAATAAGTTGAATCTATTGAAAACTTGACACGAGATAATATGCTCTATACTGGGTATCATAAAGTGAATGAGTGAAGTGTAAAGGTgtatagtataaataataaggaTAAATTAGAGAAATTCAAGGGGTGTGTCTCTTAgagtatttaaatatttcttattaaaaataacatcgaCGAAAAATTTGGGTGATCGTGGACCAAAAATTATTGACAAGAAATCGTTATCCGCACACATCAGCACGGAcgttattcgattttttcaGTGCGCACTACGGTTGAGTCTCCGGTGCAGCTTACGTTGTTTATGTCATCGTGACGCCTATGGCGACGAAGTGTTTTGTTTTTGCCGATCGATGACGGGATATTTCAGAAATTACATCTTATGATTTAGATTTTGCGATACTATTTTTGTAGCTCTACTATATAACGTTTAAGAAAATCTAAAAGGGTCGTAACGTTAAACGATTTTAAGCGCCCAGAACTTGTTAAcaagagaatatataaagaaactcGTGCATTATTTACTTGCTTTATGAGATATAAATCATCTGAGCGAacgattaagaagaaaatcgaaagaacaaTAGATAACATTAAAAGTTCAACGAAGTGTAGGATGGCATCATCCACGATAGCTGTTCCCTCGGGAACAGCTTCGGTACCAGTTACTGCTGGTATTACTGGAAAAGAAGAACTTGATAGTGGGGATTTATTCGGTGAACGAAGTGTTAATACCGTTACAGGTTATAACAATAGTAGCAGTTCTGGTGATGCACTTGAAGAGATAACCTGTAGTAATGGCAAAATAGGAGATCAACAATGCACTTTGTGCATGAGCAAATTATGCTCACCACGGGTACTATCTTGTCTCCATGTATTTTGCGAAGGTTGTTTAGATAAGCTCCTTATGGATGGAGCTGGAGATTCAAAGGTAGAATCTATACTTGAATGTCCCTTATGCCATCAAGAAACTTCCGTTAGTTCTAAAGGCGCCGCATCTCTCACTTGTGATTATGTATTAACTAATATACTTGACATGTTTGCGATTGAAAATATGGCAGTGCTCTGTACCTCTTGCAAGGCTAAAGAAAATGCAGTTGCACGTTGCTCAGATTGTGCCAATTTTCTCTGTCCGAATTGTAATACGGCACATCAGTTCATGCGCTGCTTTGAAAGTCATAAAGTCATTGCATTTGAGGATTTaaagaaatcaaatgaaaCTATTCCAATACATAAACCTATTTTTTGTGAATATCATCCTGCCGAAAATATGAAGTTCTATTGCTATACGTGTCAGGTAATTGAGTTTTTCTAGTtctaaaacatatatatttttgatataatttatataatttttctatgtaaaaaatgatagaattaTTGTTATTCAAGTTATTTAATTGTCATTAGGAACCGATCTGTAATGAATGTCTTCTTGTTGAGCACAAAGCACCAGATCATCATTATGAGAGACTAGCTGATGCAGAACCAcgtgaaaaggaagaattatTGAGTTTAATGTCTGAAAGTAAAGCAAAAATCAAGGACTGCGATCAAGTTACAACACAGTTAGAAAATGCACTTAGTGAATTGCAAATGCAACGTGATCAAGCAAAggatttaataatagaaactTTCCAAAGTTACAAAGCTATTTTAGAGAAATATCGAGACAATGCTTTAGAAGAACTTGAAAAACTACATTCAGAAAGAGAACTTGAAATAATGGATACTTTCCATAAGTaggtttaattatatttgttttaaattaattacaaatacgaagttcgtatgtatatattttagaatatcTATTTTTGATAGTGTTGCAAAAACTGCAGAAAAAATAGATGATGCCTGCCGCTTTACATCT
The sequence above is a segment of the Vespula vulgaris chromosome 24, iyVesVulg1.1, whole genome shotgun sequence genome. Coding sequences within it:
- the LOC127072163 gene encoding zinc finger protein 624-like isoform X3, with protein sequence MCARLLACPLCSQPSFSTLDALRAGLVSVATRPLMCPVCNEVLVGIDKLTIHLFGHTININDNSIQLSKPININVDNNEICNQNVQVKNVLHDWNLLHKETVDTGQSYNKKDKSKNCCDIDHTTQSSYTISNSINKTLMVNSQTKVQNEGSFNESSQVIQLSDQLCQNTNTNECLYNKQNNRLFLESQHDTSEVISELSKTSCLEDGYKNSNIQERNSQPREMNKLEGIWIENLSQVCNQHSTTKKELSLCSDETQEIMLKQTEINNDQYNLKNNLIISFPHVMTMSENANVLSSEINNKQHLDDHKKTLTHSIVEEKLDQNVNDHNILILHKQLIHMVDEQNFNVTSENLLKSYSCHLCSKVFKMRGSLMIHMRVAHIGHNWGFLSKDGDASMGINNNGYNCPTCGKNFKKEQHVIQHLKTHEGKQWECDVCSKMFTTKYFLKKHKRLHSGEMPYKCNICDKTFTFQQSYHKHRLYHKDDKPHMCTTCGRSFKELSTLHNHERIHTGEKPFACETCGKCFRQRVSYLVHRRIHTGVMPYTCTMCGKSFRYKVSQRTHKCPVQQSSAQQQSNEIVQTSAVISIAQENCNEANHLQETNSSQHIKQILNGINNKDNKFVLIINAQGQTVLTRESDLENEEEANFAKTKETNKNSSEDGWNSDNSKNLNSKSSTNHSDKLLSDNRNNVQDTTDFFSLVMSPLENDLSSPTSGMEHLRLSSPISKNISQPLFSNFRHPSENINENIIHTDVEETYTTDDNIRCSFETINEESLKQLLYSIDKK
- the LOC127072163 gene encoding zinc finger protein 658B-like isoform X4; translation: MCARLLACPLCSQPSFSTLDALRAGLVSVATRPLMCPVCNEVLVGIDKLTIHLFGHTININDNSIQLSKPININVDNNEICNQNVQVKNVLHDWNLLHKETVDTGQSYNKKDKSKNCCDIDHTTQSSYTISNSINKTLMVNSQTKVQNEGSFNESSQVIQLSDQLCQNTNTNECLYNKQNNRLFLESQHDTSEVISELSKTSCLEDGYKNSNIQERNSQPREMNKLEDHNILILHKQLIHMVDEQNFNVTSENLLKSYSCHLCSKVFKMRGSLMIHMRVAHIGHNWGFLSKDGDASMGINNNGYNCPTCGKNFKKEQHVIQHLKTHEGKQWECDVCSKMFTTKYFLKKHKRLHSGEMPYKCNICDKTFTFQQSYHKHRLYHKDDKPHMCTTCGRSFKELSTLHNHERIHTGEKPFACETCGKCFRQRVSYLVHRRIHTGVMPYTCTMCGKSFRYKVSQRTHKCPVQQSSAQQQSNEIVQTSAVISIAQENCNEANHLQETNSSQHIKQILNGINNKDNKFVLIINAQGQTVLTRESDLENEEEANFAKTKETNKNSSEDGWNSDNSKNLNSKSSTNHSDKLLSDNRNNVQDTTDFFSLVMSPLENDLSSPTSGMEHLRLSSPISKNISQPLFSNFRHPSENINENIIHTDVEETYTTDDNIRCSFETINEESLKQLLYSIDKK
- the LOC127072163 gene encoding zinc finger protein 614-like isoform X2 gives rise to the protein MCARLLACPLCSQPSFSTLDALRAGLVSVATRPLMCPVCNEVLVGIDKLTIHLFGHTININDNSIQLSKPININVDNNEICNQNVQVKNVLHDWNLLHKETVDTGQSYNKKDKSKNCCDIDHTTQSSYTISNSINKTLMVNSQTKVQNEGSFNESSQVIQLSDQLCQNTNTNECLYNKQNNRLFLESQHDTSEVISELSKTSCLEDGYKNSNIQERNSQPREMNKLEGIWIENLSQVCNQHSTTKKELSLCSDETQEIMLKQTEINNDQYNLKNNLIISFPHVMTMSENANVLSSEINNKQHLDDHKKTLTHSIVEEKLDQNVNGEKIISNLKILKEKTERCNICGFHFPDHNILILHKQLIHMVDEQNFNVTSENLLKSYSCHLCSKVFKMRGSLMIHMRVAHIGHNWDGDASMGINNNGYNCPTCGKNFKKEQHVIQHLKTHEGKQWECDVCSKMFTTKYFLKKHKRLHSGEMPYKCNICDKTFTFQQSYHKHRLYHKDDKPHMCTTCGRSFKELSTLHNHERIHTGEKPFACETCGKCFRQRVSYLVHRRIHTGVMPYTCTMCGKSFRYKVSQRTHKCPVQQSSAQQQSNEIVQTSAVISIAQENCNEANHLQETNSSQHIKQILNGINNKDNKFVLIINAQGQTVLTRESDLENEEEANFAKTKETNKNSSEDGWNSDNSKNLNSKSSTNHSDKLLSDNRNNVQDTTDFFSLVMSPLENDLSSPTSGMEHLRLSSPISKNISQPLFSNFRHPSENINENIIHTDVEETYTTDDNIRCSFETINEESLKQLLYSIDKK
- the LOC127072163 gene encoding zinc finger protein 614-like isoform X1, which codes for MCARLLACPLCSQPSFSTLDALRAGLVSVATRPLMCPVCNEVLVGIDKLTIHLFGHTININDNSIQLSKPININVDNNEICNQNVQVKNVLHDWNLLHKETVDTGQSYNKKDKSKNCCDIDHTTQSSYTISNSINKTLMVNSQTKVQNEGSFNESSQVIQLSDQLCQNTNTNECLYNKQNNRLFLESQHDTSEVISELSKTSCLEDGYKNSNIQERNSQPREMNKLEGIWIENLSQVCNQHSTTKKELSLCSDETQEIMLKQTEINNDQYNLKNNLIISFPHVMTMSENANVLSSEINNKQHLDDHKKTLTHSIVEEKLDQNVNGEKIISNLKILKEKTERCNICGFHFPDHNILILHKQLIHMVDEQNFNVTSENLLKSYSCHLCSKVFKMRGSLMIHMRVAHIGHNWGFLSKDGDASMGINNNGYNCPTCGKNFKKEQHVIQHLKTHEGKQWECDVCSKMFTTKYFLKKHKRLHSGEMPYKCNICDKTFTFQQSYHKHRLYHKDDKPHMCTTCGRSFKELSTLHNHERIHTGEKPFACETCGKCFRQRVSYLVHRRIHTGVMPYTCTMCGKSFRYKVSQRTHKCPVQQSSAQQQSNEIVQTSAVISIAQENCNEANHLQETNSSQHIKQILNGINNKDNKFVLIINAQGQTVLTRESDLENEEEANFAKTKETNKNSSEDGWNSDNSKNLNSKSSTNHSDKLLSDNRNNVQDTTDFFSLVMSPLENDLSSPTSGMEHLRLSSPISKNISQPLFSNFRHPSENINENIIHTDVEETYTTDDNIRCSFETINEESLKQLLYSIDKK